A genomic region of Exiguobacterium sp. Helios contains the following coding sequences:
- the opp3C gene encoding oligopeptide ABC transporter permease codes for MAEQNSNAKAEQFDSSLFQPVEFNEQAGERIAGKSLNFWQDAWTRLRKNKAAILSLVIIVIIALLSLFGPMLSGRDAYTQTITQAKLPPKITGLEWAGFDGMATLGEKPIDFYETKQVKDTFWFGTDHLGRDLWSRVWEGTRISLFIGLVAAIIDVLVGVTYGGISAYYGGRVDNIMQRIAEILTGIPNLILIILFILILEPGITTIILAMTITGWIGMSRLVRGQILKLKNQEFVLAARTLGASSARLVFKHLIPNTLGTIIISLMFTIPGAIFFEAFLSFIGLGLAPPQPSLGTLINEGYKELKTFPYLLVIPSTILVLVMISFNMLADGLRDAFDPRLRR; via the coding sequence ATGGCAGAACAAAATTCAAACGCAAAAGCAGAACAGTTCGACTCATCACTGTTCCAACCAGTAGAATTTAATGAACAAGCGGGTGAGCGGATTGCCGGAAAAAGCTTAAACTTCTGGCAGGATGCCTGGACACGCCTTCGTAAAAACAAAGCGGCAATCCTGTCGCTCGTCATCATCGTCATCATCGCACTGTTATCACTCTTCGGACCGATGTTGTCCGGTAGAGATGCTTATACCCAAACGATTACTCAAGCTAAACTACCGCCAAAAATTACAGGTCTTGAGTGGGCTGGTTTTGACGGAATGGCAACACTTGGTGAAAAGCCAATCGATTTTTATGAAACGAAACAAGTCAAAGATACATTTTGGTTTGGTACGGACCATCTCGGTCGTGACTTATGGTCACGTGTCTGGGAAGGAACACGAATTTCACTCTTCATCGGTCTTGTCGCAGCAATCATTGATGTTCTAGTCGGTGTCACGTATGGCGGAATTTCTGCTTACTACGGTGGACGCGTCGATAATATCATGCAACGGATTGCGGAAATCCTGACAGGGATTCCGAACTTGATTTTAATCATCTTGTTCATCTTGATTCTTGAACCCGGAATCACGACCATCATCCTCGCGATGACGATCACCGGCTGGATTGGGATGAGTCGACTCGTCCGCGGACAGATCCTGAAACTTAAGAACCAGGAATTCGTTCTTGCAGCACGCACACTTGGTGCTTCTAGCGCACGTTTAGTATTCAAGCATTTGATTCCAAATACACTCGGTACAATCATCATTTCATTGATGTTCACGATTCCAGGTGCAATCTTCTTCGAGGCTTTCCTAAGCTTCATCGGTCTTGGTCTTGCTCCACCACAACCATCACTGGGTACATTGATCAATGAAGGGTACAAAGAATTAAAAACATTCCCTTACTTGCTCGTCATCCCATCGACAATCCTCGTACTTGTCATGATCAGCTTTAACATGCTAGCCGATGGATTACGTGATGCGTTCGACCCACGTCTGCGTCGCTAA